The Vanrija pseudolonga chromosome 1, complete sequence genomic sequence AGAGACtcggctcgagctcgtcgagaacAAAGGGCAGAgctctcggcctcgcgcagcagctccgcgccgagggcgatgggGTGGTCAAGCGCCGCTCGGGCGGTGTCCTCGCTCGCGGGTGAGTAGAGCTACCTTCTCCCTCAGACCTAGCTCACCTCACTCCCCAGGTTCATTCTCAAGACTGACCACTACCCAACCGGTCGTGCCCTCGACCTGGACCTCAACGTCCAGGGCGCCCCAAACTTTCGCGCCCCGGATAACGAGGCGCTGAACGTGTTTGGAGTCGCACAGCCCACCGTCGCTGGCCTCAAGTCCATTCTCACCATCCTCAACTGCCAGCCTGCCAAGCCCAAGACACCTGAAACATCGCCGATTGACGGGCCGCTCCACCGCCGCAGGTCCTCGGCAGTGGCTGCGGACACGCCAGGCCACACGTTCTGGTTCAGTACCCGTGAAGAGACGCTTGGTGGGTGATACGCTCTATGGATTGTGCTAACCCTTACAGTCTACATGTAGGTTAGAAAACAGACCAGAGTCGCTAACCTTCAGCGCCGGCCGCCCGTACGTCCTCAGAGACGGCTCGAACCCGTTCCAAACCCTCGCACTTTCCGACCGCGCATCCAacctcgaggacattgagCGGCGCCTCAAGATCGACATTCTCGAAGAGGCCAAGCGCTATGGCGGACTGATCCTCTgccacgacgaggtgcaggGCGGCGAGATTGTCCCCACGTGGGTgagcgtcgacgagaagatCATTCGTACCCCGAAGGAAGTGTACGACGATGTGCGCAACGCCGGCTGGAGGGTCGACTACTGGCGTATTCCTGTGGGGCCTGATCGCCCCATTGAGGACAACTACCTCGACGCTTATGTCAGCCGTCTCAAGGACACTGACCCGCTCACCACATCGCTCGTGTTCAACTGCGGCATGGGCGTCGTCAGAAGTGAGTGTGGCGCCCGATGTGCACTGACGCCACAGCCACGTTCGCCATGGTCGCCGCGTTACTCGTCAGGCGCGGACAGTACCTCCAGCGTGGTCTCGACGACCCCTTCCCCACCGCTGCCGGCTCGGGATTCGCAACGCCCTCTTCCcagtcgccggcgccgggaCAGGCTGCACAGGTCCTCCAGCAGgcctcgcagcagcaggcgctgAACAAGAGCTTGCTCAAGGTCACGCGCATGCTCGACGAGAGTGAGTTATGCCAGCGTGAGTGCAGCTAACTCTCCAGACCttccctcgcgccgctcaacCGCCGCTATCGACCTCCTGTCCAACAACCCCAACctgctcgagtcgctcaGAAGAGCCCACATGGGCAACTACCAGGTGGTGCTGTCCCTCCTCTCCAGTCTCGaccacggccgcgagctcaagcgcctcgtcgacatcaTCATCGACAACTGTGACCAGGTCATCAACCTCCGCGAGAATGTCATCGAGTACCGTGTCAAGTATTCcgtcgccaagggcgaggacaAGAACGGGCACTCGTGGCTCGACAAGGCAGTGCGGTCGGTGAGTCACAACGCCGGGAAATACGTCTGACCCCAGCTCGAACAATACTTTGACCTCATCGTCTTTGCCGCGTACGTCGAGAGCGACGTCGGCATGGTCTCGGGAACCAAGTTCTCTTCGTGGCTCAAGGCCCGCCCGGAGATCTGGAAGTGGGTTGCTTGCACCTGTAGGAaagctaacccaccagccagATCAAGGTCCTCCGACGCCGATGGGGCGACAGGCTGTTTGCGTTCGCGCCAGCCAACGACCTCAGCGtcatctcgcgctcgctcgacctcggcgacaggCGCGACCAGCGGAGAATCGACTCGGGCCtggacctcgagggcggcaaggtcctcggcgacgagtgggccgagCATGTCGTCAAGAACCGTAACGGCATCATGCTGCGTGCTTCGTGAGTTGTCCAACTCGTCCGTTCAACTGACGCCAGAACCCTCCTCAAGCGCGACCTCTGGGTCTCTGCCACCGCCGCATCGACTGATGGCATTCGTGGCGCCATTGGCTTCCGCCACGTCGCTGGCCAGAGCATCTACACGACTGGCCAACCGACGCAGGACGCTATCGCCACGATCCTCGACATTGTCCAGGAGCGCTCCCACTCCGTCAACCATGTTGTGTGGGTTTGTCTCCGCGAGGAGCCTCTCGTCATGATCAATGGTGAGTTGGGATCGACAGGAAGGCCAACTGACAACCAGGTGCTCCGTTCGTGTTGCGACGAGACACAACTGCTCTGCGCAATATGCGCGACTACACCGGTGTGTCGCCAGCCCGCCttgaggtgctcgaggagcgcctgaagagcgacgtcgtcgccgagcttgccacTTTCGACGGCAGCGTGCTCCTGCACGCTGAAacggccaacggcaaggtcgtgCCGTTGTGGGAGAAGGTATCAAAGAAGGACGTCGACACTCTTCGCGAGGTCATGGACGACATTGCAGCCAAGCAGCATGACGTGGTTCTGACATTTGAGCGCATCCCCATTACTTCGGAGTCTTCCCCAGACGTAGGTTCAAGAGGGATACCCGCTGCTGACCTGCCAGTTCCACGACATTACCCAACTGCTCGACCTCTGCATGCGCATCAACATGGACAAGACGGCCATCATCCTGAacgaccagctcggccgtgGTCGTAGCTCTAACACTGCAGCCATTGTCTACCTTATTGAGCGCTGGCTGCGGCTCAACCGCGCCCACCCTCCTACTACGCCGCTGCGGCAGCGTACAGCGTCTCGCAAGAGCCTGATGATCACCGGCGAGTCAAGGACTAGCTGGCAGATCATCAACAGCGCCCTCCGTGTCATCCGTAACGGCCTTGAAGTCAAGCgggtggtcgacgaggcgatcgaCCGTACGTCGGCCACTTTCAACCTTCGCGACGCAATTGAGGACTTCAGggaccgcgccgagcaagCCCACACCCCCGAGGAGAAGAACAGCTACATTGAGaagggtgagtggtgtgtgtgtgacgGTGGCGCTGATCTCCAAGGAATGCACAACCTTCTCCGCTACTTCCACCTGCTTGTCTTCCAGGCgtacctcgacgacaccaagcctgacgacgaggaggcgtaCACCTTCGAGTCGTTTGTCAAGCACCGCCCAGTGTTCAAGACGCTGCAGAAGGATCTCCAGGAGGGCGGCCTTGAGAGCTTGACGCCGCTTGAGCGCACCGACCCAGAGACTGGCATGGCTGTGCGTACTGTGGAGAGGAGTGTTCTGACCCACCCAGCTTGAAGACGAAGTCTCCAACGTCGTCACGAACCGTAGCGGCGCGATCCTGTCGGCGCAGACCATCCTCAAATCGGACTTCTTCTCCGGCCTGCAGAAGCAGAGCCTTCCGGAGCGTGTGGACGGTGCGGCCAACtaccgccgcctgccgctgctcctcgaTGGGACTCCCGATGCTGAGGCAGCCGACCCCAAGGCCAAGTTTGTCTACGGCACGGGCATGCCGAGTGCCGAGGGCCTGCGCAACGCGCTCATCAAGATGCACGCGGAGCCTGGAGGCAAGAGGAATGTGACGTGGACGtcgctgcgcgaggagcctGTTCTTGTGGGTTACAAGCATTCTAACCAAGCTAACCCACCAGTATGTCAACTCGCGACCTCACGTCCTGCGCCTGATTGACAAGCCCGTTACGAACATCGAGACGACTGGTGTGACGGCCTCCGTGGTCGAGCGCATGGAAATgcagctcaaggaggacgtGCTCAAGGAGATCCGGAATGGTAACGGCAAGCTCCTGCtccacgacgaggtggagatCAAGCCGGGCGTCTACGAGGTCATTCCCATCTGGGAGactgtcgagctcgagaacgTCATGACTCCCAAGGAGCTGTACCAGCAGGTGGAGAACGAGCACTACCAGGTTGACTATCAGCGCATTGCGATTGTGAGTGGCGGTGTATGTGGCAGTGTTCTGACGGGCAGACGGATGAGCAGGCGCCACTCCCTGGTGCGCTGCAGCAGATTGTTGGGCGCGTATGCACCGGCCTGAAGGAGGGCCACGACTTTGTGTAGGTCAACAACGTTGCAGCACTCTGACGACAGGTTCAACTGTCAAATGGGCCGTGGCCGCACCACCACTGGCATGATCGCTGCCTCGCTCATCGCGACCATCGCTaccgagaccaaggaggagctcgcgcgcgaggaggcgaccgacccagaggacgaggacgacctcctcgacctcgaagACGAGACACAGTACCTCAACGGCGAGTACAAGACGATCTTGCAGCTCGTCACGGTCCTGAGCCACGGCAAAGGTGGGTGAAGAACCACGTGATCACCCGCTGACAGCAGACGCCAAGCGCATTaccgacaaggtcgtcaacCTGATGGAAGGTGTGCAGAACCTGCGCAAGGCGGTCTACGAGTGGGTTATACTCCTCGTGTGAAAACTAACCCCCAGCTTCAagctcaaggtcgacgcAGCAGAGCCAGGCTCGGTCAAGTTTACGACGCTGCAGCACCAGGCAATCAACTATCTCTACCGATGTGGGTGTGCGCGGCGTGAACAAAAAGCTGACGGCAGACGGCACGCTCATCGTGCTCGCCAacttcctcctcgaggccaaggaccgcggcgtgtcgctcgacaaggccgactTCCCCCAGTggctcgagcagcaccgcGAGATCCGCAACGTGCTCAGCCGGAAGAATCTCGACTAGCGCAACAGCGCCGTGGCATCATAGAAGCACATACATGCATAATGCGAGAAGAGAAGTCTattgctgctggtgctggccgTCGTACGGGCCCTGGCCGGATGGatagccgccgccgtactggcctcctccaccctgctgctgctgctgctggggccaGTATCCGCCCATCATCTGCTGGTACTGTGCCGCAAAGCGGGGGTTGATGGCCGGCgcgttgccgctgccgtcctgGCCCTGCGGCGCGAAACCGGGGATGCCCATGCCGGGCTGGGACGGGTTGTACCCGGCGGGGTTGTACTGCTGGAACTGGGGCTGGAACTGgggctgttgctgctggggcCAGaagcctgcctgctgctggaagccgccctgctgctgcatgggCATGGCGCCGCCGAACCCGCCCATCGGCGCCGTTTGGCCCCACTGTCCGGGACGCTGGGGGAGCGCGTGCACCGGCCGTCCGCCGCCCGTCGCACGCCCCTGTCCGCGCCCtccacctccgcctcctcctcggggaccaccgcgcccgcgcccccgGCCGCGCTGGGGCCGCTGTGCGCCATAGCCAGagggcacgtcgtcgtcgtacacgACCGcgtggcgctggctcgcggTGCTGCCTGCATCGCTCACCTCGTCCCACctgtccgcgccgtcgccgtgcaggctcacgctgtcgtcgtcgttgcctgCGTAGTCGAAGTGTGGACGGGGCGGCAGCGGATGCTGCACTGACCCGGGCGTGCCGGGCACgcgcgagccagcgcgcttgcccttcttcttgcgcctgttcttggcggcgcgctccgcctcgtcgtcgctccactcgacctcgtcgtcgcccacctcctcgtcgtagaTGTTACTCGCGTCCGACCGGAAGCGCGGGTCGCGCACGGCGTGCATGTCGACAAAGGTGCGGTAGTCGGCCGACTGCGGGAAGAAGACCTTGTCCCCTGCTTCGAGGGAGGGGTAGGGgaagggagggggaggaagacgGACGGAATAAAACGGCGACGTGAGTGGCCCGAACGTGTCGTGTACCGCGCCGAGAATGTGCCCGTCGGCTGTGGTGAGGACTGAGCCAGACTCGAGCCAGCCGGTGCCGGGCGCTTGCATTGCGCGGATGATGATCGTGCCGGACGAGTTGAACTTGGGGAtggcgggtgcggcggcatcggcagCAGGTTCGGGCTTGGACTCGGTGGCCTCGGTGGTGGGCTTGGTCTCCGTGACCTCTCCTGCCTCTGTGGCGGGCTCAggcttgacctcgacgtcgccggctGCAGCAGCCTCCGACTTGATCTCGACGTTCTCGCCAGCAGACTCGGCCTTGATcgccccctcggcctcgcccgcgGCCTTCTGCTTCTCAAGCCACGCCTCCACACCGCGCTCCTTCATCCAGCTCACGACGTCgccagcgagcacgagcggtACGGTCGCGGGGATGTGCTCTAAGGGTGGCTGCGGGACGGGCGGGAGAGCCTGTTCGTGGGCCTGCGGTGGTGTCAGCTAATGCGAACCCGTAGCACAGCTGACTCACACTCATGATCGCCCCCGGCTCCCCATCATCCTCGACCGGCGCATCAAAGTCAAagtcgtccatgtcgacctcgtcatcgtcgtcgtcctcttcctcttcggAATCCGTGACGAACTCGAACCCGCCaagcttgtcgagcacggacgccgtcgctgccgaagGCGCGGGGGCAGGCTCGCCCGTGaactcctcgagctccttcttcatgctggcgtgctgctcggccgtcatgggcgtggcgtcgggCTTCTTGTactcgtcatcgtcctcgtcctcgtcgctcgatTCCTCCTCGGACGAGCTCTCGTCGCCAGTGTACTGCGGCACTGAGCGGCTCGCCTCCACCTGCGCGCGCTTCTCCGCCGCGCTCATCGACACCGGGGGCaacgcgccgacgacctcgccgctcgaGACCATCTGCGCGATCAGGTCCAGGTCCGATACGGGtgccgcgggcgcggcgaacgccggtgccggtgccgaaGCTGGTGCCGggtcgatggcgagctcAATCTCCGTGTCCGAGTCGACCATGGTATGTGTGGTTGTCGTTGAGTGACTGTCGCCAAACACAAATATGACGGCGACGTCCAAAATCGTGACGACCCCGTGGGGAGCAGTCATGAGCGGCGACTTATCTACCACACCCACTTTGTCGCGTGGCTCCCACACTCTCTTGATGTCTTATCGTGCTGCcatactgctgctgctctcctCGATCACTTTAGGGCGATCACCCTGCAGGAAATCACGCACAACTTCTGCACATGCACCCTGCGGCCAtttgttgctgctgctgttgcaaGCACGTACCCAGCCAGCACCTGGCTAGTCTGATTGCTACATGCATCTACCAAACGAGTCTCAAACGCCGTCGTACGCTCTCGCTCTTGTGTCTCTTGACCTGACAGTCGCCGGACAAAAAACCTACTGCCATGCCGTATGCTTACGACACACGGCCATCTGCAACAAGCTGCAAGAGGCAGCGGCatggggccgaggccggtCGATCCGTCGGACTGGCCTCGTTCCGGCGCGTGTGCCCTGTGCAGAGTAATGGACGAGTAATTGGCCCAGCGAGTGAGCGCaaggtggggtgggtgggtgcttTGGCGCTTTGCTTGGCGGTGaacgaggaggtcgagcgagcagggCTTTGGGGAGGCAGGCAGCAAGGCAAGACAAGCAAGACAAGCAAGACAAGCAAGACAAACAAGACAAAGCAAGACATGACGCGTCTGGCTGGCATGGTCTCCTTGTCTCGGACATTTGGTGGTATGCATCGCTGCAGCCTCCGGGAACCTGGCAACGTCTATCTGGCCATGTGCTGCTGGCTAGGTCGGTAGGTGGGCAGTGGTGACCGGCCACAGTCACCCCACCCAGATGCTCCAGCGTTAGTATCAGTCGGAGTAGGTTGCCGCtccggcgcgggcgggcgggcaggcgcAAGGGGGAACAAGCAAAGGAAGTCAAGGGATGGTTAGCACGTCGTAAGTCTGTCACTCTGGGTGGGCGTCGGTAGTGTGGAGAGTTTgccggcgacggcaccgGTCGTAGTAGtcgcagtcgtcgtcgtcgtcggtcggccgAGGGGCTGTcactactgctgctgctgctgctgccactgactgcctgcctgcccactACTGCCTGCGCAACTTGAGGTGGTcggtgcgcggcgctgtcgctgcacggcgtcgcggcggcgtcgtggggtGGGAGTGGAAGGCGCAGGGGTAAGACGCCGTCTAGTTTGATTAGAAAGAGGTCCGTGTTactcgctgctgctaccAAGACCAACCAGTCTTTTGGTGCTGCTTGTTGTCTGTCCTGCCCCGTGCCTGAAAAGTGAAAGTGTGCGCGGCGCACCCCCCTCGTTCCGTTTAGATCCAACccagcaggcggcggaggcggcggcggcgaccctCTTGCCTGGCTCTCTCTGCCCTCGCGCGGGTCGTTTGGCCCATTGCACCCAAACCCCCCGTTTGTGCAATGCTGCCTTTACGACaccaaccccccccccccttggCTTGTACTGTGCTGCTGCATTTGACACTTTACTCGAGACTACTACATCCACAttgtcctcatcgtcgttgCACAACTACTTTACTCACACCGGCAACTGATACAACGCCAATCTGCGgcagcacgcacacacaccctcgccaccagaccccgcgccgcccaccgtcccgcgccgcccgccccttccttccctccctccacctcgacaacgGGTTCGTGCTCGCGACTAGACGTCACACCATTCCCCTCCATCGCCATCACACCCTCCTTCCACTCACTCTCGCCGATTCCGACGTCCCCCGCATCACGCCAAACGGCATCACACGTCCAGCATGGTGCgtgcatgccgccgccgcgcaccgcgaGCAGCCCTTCTAACATGTCACCCCCCCCGCAGTCGCAATCATCGCGCATGGTCTTCAAGATAACCGTCCTCGGAGACGGAGGCGTCGGCAAGACTGCCTTGACGGTACAGGTGGGTCTGACGGCTCCGGCCTGGGAGATGCGCACGATGGGGatcctccccacccccaacggcccgcgtcgctcgcccagcccgtatcgcagcgcgcgcagctgaCACGCTCAGTTTACAATGTCTTCATTCGTCGAGACGTACGACCCCACAATCGAAGACTGCTACCGCAagcagtgggtggtggacgaCCAGCCCTGTCTtctcgaggtcctcgataCGGCCGgacaaggtgggtgtggaTGAGGGGAGAGGCTGGAGGCTGCCTGTTGGACGCAACGGCTGGCAccgcgcaccaccaccaccgcgtccAGCTGGCACCACGCAGCACGGACGCTGGGGCCCACCACGGGTAGGGCGCCCGTGCAGCCGCCAGCCCTGTACCTGGGGAAGGAGGATGATTACGACGGGAGGACAGCACTGACCACGCGCAGAGGAGTACACGGCGTTGAGAGATCAGTGGATTCGGTGAGTCGGGAAAGGGGCGGGGGAGAGGAAGGCAATGGGGCCGGCGACTGGGTTCTACGGCGGCAGCCACTGGCGCGGACCTTGGTGCTACTGCTGGAGGCCAAGCCGTGCACCGTACGATTCCTCACTAGGCCATCTGgtcgcacgcgcgcacgcgcgctcgcctcAAAGACCCTACCCTGGCTCCCCCTTGTCATCCCAATGACACTGCTAACATCCATCCCAGCGACGGCGAAggcttcctcgtcgtctacTCTGTTACGGCAAAGTCAACATGGTCCCGGGTAGAGAAGATTGTCGACCGCGTCATGCTCGTCAAGAATGAGAACTCGCACGCGGCTACCGACTCGCCAGGCTTCGCACCAGGCCAGCGGAGAACAGCAGCGTCCCGTAGCAAGATTCCGATTGTTATCGTCGGCAACAAGCGCGACATGACCAACAACCGCGAAGTGACACCAGAGGAAGGACGAGCCTTGGCACAGTCGCTGGCGTGCGACTTTTACGAGACGAGCGCACGGCTGAACCAAAACGTCGAAGCCGCGTTCAAGAGTCTAGTGCGCCAGATCAAGATTGCAAAGGCGGGCGGCGAACTTCCCAACGAGAAGTCTGGATCACAACCAaacgagaagaagaagaagcacaAGAAGTGTGTCATCTTGTAGGCGGCTGGTCCAGGCGTTtgcactggcggcggcggtgcggcggtgACGGACGGCCGaccacgctcgccgccgctttCACGACGGCTCGTTTACGACTTGCACCTACCTCACGACTTATTCTCGGGCTTATaccgggcgcgcgcgcgtcggcgcgacgatTTGTGTGATTGAGACAGACTCTATTATTTTACTCTGGGATACAGGCATAGTGGATGCATcgggcgggggtgtggcGGGAGCCGCGCTGTCGTCTGGGTGTGATATGAGCGGCGTGAGCAGCACAAGCGGAGCGAGTGCTGCGAGGGGGGTAGGGTGGGTGTGCGAGTGCAGTGGAAGGCGGAGGCATCAAGTGCGCACACCAGGTGAACCAACGGTCCGAGGCACGCTATCTTGAACACCGCCGCACGATGTGCCGCGGGTATcgcaccgcgccgcaccgAGAGATCAAGCCGAGAGATATATCAATGGGCATGGCCGTGCCAACCAGCCGATGGACGGACGGGCCGTGATGATCGATAGCGGTGCAGTGCTGCGGACTTGGCAGTGcgagaggggagggagggtcCGGGTGGGTcgggcgccgagccgagcagcCCTGGCAACGGCGTGGTAGTCAGACGCGCAGACTCGGTGTCAGCAGGGTGTGTGTGCGCAGTGCCGTGGCATCAGTGTGCTGTCAGCAGGAGCATCGGCGTGGCATCGACGTAGCAGCAAGTGTCCTTGCTGCGTGCCACGCTGAtcgtcgccgtgtcgct encodes the following:
- the pald1 gene encoding Paladin; this encodes MSGPPPSPKQQPQREDAPRPSSVPPAADPRPFPPSQPMRSSSTQHVPARSSPLAPAGVISIAGSAAKPRRISHSTDLQRLGSSSSRTKGRALGLAQQLRAEGDGVVKRRSGGVLARGFILKTDHYPTGRALDLDLNVQGAPNFRAPDNEALNVFGVAQPTVAGLKSILTILNCQPAKPKTPETSPIDGPLHRRRSSAVAADTPGHTFWFSTREETLGGPESLTFSAGRPYVLRDGSNPFQTLALSDRASNLEDIERRLKIDILEEAKRYGGLILCHDEVQGGEIVPTWVSVDEKIIRTPKEVYDDVRNAGWRVDYWRIPVGPDRPIEDNYLDAYVSRLKDTDPLTTSLVFNCGMGVVRTTFAMVAALLVRRGQYLQRGLDDPFPTAAGSGFATPSSQSPAPGQAAQVLQQASQQQALNKSLLKVTRMLDENLPSRRSTAAIDLLSNNPNLLESLRRAHMGNYQVVLSLLSSLDHGRELKRLVDIIIDNCDQVINLRENVIEYRVKYSVAKGEDKNGHSWLDKAVRSLEQYFDLIVFAAYVESDVGMVSGTKFSSWLKARPEIWNQIKVLRRRWGDRLFAFAPANDLSVISRSLDLGDRRDQRRIDSGLDLEGGKVLGDEWAEHVVKNRNGIMLRASTLLKRDLWVSATAASTDGIRGAIGFRHVAGQSIYTTGQPTQDAIATILDIVQERSHSVNHVVWVCLREEPLVMINGAPFVLRRDTTALRNMRDYTGVSPARLEVLEERLKSDVVAELATFDGSVLLHAETANGKVVPLWEKVSKKDVDTLREVMDDIAAKQHDVVLTFERIPITSESSPDFHDITQLLDLCMRINMDKTAIILNDQLGRGRSSNTAAIVYLIERWLRLNRAHPPTTPLRQRTASRKSLMITGESRTSWQIINSALRVIRNGLEVKRVVDEAIDRTSATFNLRDAIEDFRDRAEQAHTPEEKNSYIEKGMHNLLRYFHLLVFQAYLDDTKPDDEEAYTFESFVKHRPVFKTLQKDLQEGGLESLTPLERTDPETGMALEDEVSNVVTNRSGAILSAQTILKSDFFSGLQKQSLPERVDGAANYRRLPLLLDGTPDAEAADPKAKFVYGTGMPSAEGLRNALIKMHAEPGGKRNVTWTSLREEPVLYVNSRPHVLRLIDKPVTNIETTGVTASVVERMEMQLKEDVLKEIRNGNGKLLLHDEVEIKPGVYEVIPIWETVELENVMTPKELYQQVENEHYQVDYQRIAITDEQAPLPGALQQIVGRVCTGLKEGHDFVFNCQMGRGRTTTGMIAASLIATIATETKEELAREEATDPEDEDDLLDLEDETQYLNGEYKTILQLVTVLSHGKDAKRITDKVVNLMEGVQNLRKAVYDFKLKVDAAEPGSVKFTTLQHQAINYLYRYGTLIVLANFLLEAKDRGVSLDKADFPQWLEQHREIRNVLSRKNLD
- the naf1 gene encoding H/ACA ribonucleoprotein complex non-core subunit NAF1 translates to MVDSDTEIELAIDPAPASAPAPAFAAPAAPVSDLDLIAQMVSSGEVVGALPPVSMSAAEKRAQVEASRSVPQYTGDESSSEEESSDEDEDDDEYKKPDATPMTAEQHASMKKELEEFTGEPAPAPSAATASVLDKLGGFEFVTDSEEEEDDDDDEVDMDDFDFDAPVEDDGEPGAIMSAHEQALPPVPQPPLEHIPATVPLVLAGDVVSWMKERGVEAWLEKQKAAGEAEGAIKAESAGENVEIKSEAAAAGDVEVKPEPATEAGEVTETKPTTEATESKPEPAADAAAPAIPKFNSSGTIIIRAMQAPGTGWLESGSVLTTADGHILGAVHDTFGPLTSPFYSVRLPPPPFPYPSLEAGDKVFFPQSADYRTFVDMHAVRDPRFRSDASNIYDEEVGDDEVEWSDDEAERAAKNRRKKKGKRAGSRVPGTPGSVQHPLPPRPHFDYAGNDDDSVSLHGDGADRWDEVSDAGSTASQRHAVVYDDDVPSGYGAQRPQRGRGRGRGGPRGGGGGGGRGQGRATGGGRPVHALPQRPGQWGQTAPMGGFGGAMPMQQQGGFQQQAGFWPQQQQPQFQPQFQQYNPAGYNPSQPGMGIPGFAPQGQDGSGNAPAINPRFAAQYQQMMGGYWPQQQQQQGGGGQYGGGYPSGQGPYDGQHQQQ
- the ras-2 gene encoding Protein ras-2 encodes the protein MSQSSRMVFKITVLGDGGVGKTALTVQFTMSSFVETYDPTIEDCYRKQWVVDDQPCLLEVLDTAGQEEYTALRDQWIRDGEGFLVVYSVTAKSTWSRVEKIVDRVMLVKNENSHAATDSPGFAPGQRRTAASRSKIPIVIVGNKRDMTNNREVTPEEGRALAQSLACDFYETSARLNQNVEAAFKSLVRQIKIAKAGGELPNEKSGSQPNEKKKKHKKCVIL